The DNA segment CACGTCACGGTGATCCGGCACCTGCTCGCCCTGCTCCCCGACGCCGGGGCGCTCGACGACCTCGTCGACATGACGGGACTGCGATGGATCCTCGTGCGGCCGGTCCCGGCGGACCGTACGGCACCACGCGAGAAGCTCCTTGCCGGCCTCCGGTTGCACCGTCGCTTTCGAGGGGAGACGGTGCTCGGCGGATTCACCCTCGTCGAGATCGACCCGAGTCGCGGACATCCGGGCTGGTTCGAAGCCATCGCAGCGGGCTCGCAGCCGGGGCGGACCGTGCTCGGAACGCCGATCGCCCCGCTACCCGACCGGCCGAACCAGGTGCAGGTGCACGTCCCATCGCCCGGGCCGATCTGGATCGGGTCGCGCTTCCCGCTGACGGTACTGGTGCGGAACCTGGGAGACGCCACGTGGCCCGCAGCCGTTCCGGGGCGGGGCGGCCGTCGCTTCACCGTGCGGCTCGAGGCCACCTGGGGCGCGGGCGACGACTCGACCGACGGGCTTTCGGAAGCCGTGACGCACGATCTGCGGCGCGACCTGGGTCCGCGGGAAATGCTTGCGGAGACGCTCATCCTGCGAGCGCCTCCACACCCCGGACGATATCGGCTCGAGGTAGCCTTGAGGCAGGTCGCGGGAGCGGACCTCGCGTGCCCATCGAATCCCGCTCGTCTCGAGGTGGAGGTGGTGCCGCGCGGCGCGACTCCGCCGCCCGTGGGGACGCCCCCACCGCGGGCCTCGCCCTGAAGCGAGGATCGCCTGGACGTGCCGCTACGGGCGCGGCCGCGACAGCCCGAGCTTCCGCATCCGGCTGCGCAGCGTGCTCGGCTGCAGGTCGAGGAGCGCGGCGGCGCCGCCGTCGCCCTCGATCTTCCACCGGGTCTGCTCGAGCACCGCGTGGATGTGACGGCGCTCGACGTCTTCGAGCGTGCCTGCGCCGTCGGTCGGAGCGGGGGATGCCACCGCGGCCGGCGGCCGGTCCCCGGGCACGGTCGACGGCACCACGCTCTCCTCGACGGTGAGCACGTGCCCGGTGGACAGGATCACGGCGCGCTCGACCACGTTCTGCAGCTCGCGCACGTTGCCCGGCCACGCATAGGCGCACAGCCGGCGCATGGTCTCGCCCGCGATCTGCGTCACGGGCTTCCCGAGCTTCTTCGCGAGCCGCTCCATGAAGAACGTGAGCAGCAGCGGAACGTCGCCCGTCCGCTCGCGCAGCGGCGGGACGGTCACGGGGAAGACGTTCAGGCGGTAGAAGAGATCGCTGCGGAACGTCCCGTCGCGCACCGCGGCCTTGAGATCGCGATTCGTCGCGACGATCACCCGGACGTCGACCTTCACGGTGCGGGTGCCGCCGATGGGCTCGAACTCGCGCTCCTGGAGCACGCGCAGCAGCTTCACCTGCGTCTCGGGCGACAGCTCGCCGACCTCGTCGAGGAAGATGGTGCCGCCGTCGGCGAGCTTGAAGCGGCCGTCGCGGTTGTCGATCGCGCCGGTGAAGGCGCCCTTCACGTGGCCGAAGAGCTCGCTCTCGACCAGACCGGCGGCGATGGCGCCGCAGTTGACCTTCACCAGGGGCCGGCCCCGCCGCGGGCTGCGATCGTGGATGGCGCGGGCGATCAGCTCCTTGCCCGTGCCGGTCTCGCCGAGGATCAGCACCGTCGAGTCGGTGGGGGCGACGCGCTCGACGTCTGCGAGGGCTTGCAGCAGCGCGGGGCTCCGCCCGACGATGTCGCCGAAGTTGTGGTCCTGCCGGATCTCCTCCTGCAGGTAGACGTTCTCGGCGGCGAGCCGATCGCGCAGGCGGCGCACCTCTTCGTGCGCGAGACAGTCGTCCAGCGCCGTCGCGACCGCGCTGCCGACCTGCTCCAGGAGGTCGCGCTGCAGGTGGCGATAGGCGCC comes from the Candidatus Eisenbacteria bacterium genome and includes:
- a CDS encoding sigma 54-interacting transcriptional regulator, with protein sequence MTKVAALGSRDHGVAELGARELAAVLRVNQIVSRHRECATLLPPIAKGLAELLPIERLLVLVPGLSEAPERVYDADGSARRPDGDDQHRQTLLARALADCASTVAEEGMRSTVALPLLARGQCVGALGLVASAGNAWDAYPGKLLDDIAAAIAVGIDNCLGYERFERMSREREVLLEVNRAIGRHLHRDELFGALAGCLRTIVPTQRFGIELPIEGDQLQGHLLTPGGAAAEPTQATVLPALGTACNWVLQNRAWIVTGTRAELREEFPVTFDVMERERMESLCALPLVTGDRCRGVLFFMAEAEGAYRHLQRDLLEQVGSAVATALDDCLAHEEVRRLRDRLAAENVYLQEEIRQDHNFGDIVGRSPALLQALADVERVAPTDSTVLILGETGTGKELIARAIHDRSPRRGRPLVKVNCGAIAAGLVESELFGHVKGAFTGAIDNRDGRFKLADGGTIFLDEVGELSPETQVKLLRVLQEREFEPIGGTRTVKVDVRVIVATNRDLKAAVRDGTFRSDLFYRLNVFPVTVPPLRERTGDVPLLLTFFMERLAKKLGKPVTQIAGETMRRLCAYAWPGNVRELQNVVERAVILSTGHVLTVEESVVPSTVPGDRPPAAVASPAPTDGAGTLEDVERRHIHAVLEQTRWKIEGDGGAAALLDLQPSTLRSRMRKLGLSRPRP